gacattgGTAAACACTGTAAGTTCGTACCCTTTTGTTTGGTATATAGTATAACGTATTAGTGTGTACTTTGAAAGTCTAGCTTTACAGCTTGGCATTGTTCATACAAACGTCTTCAGCATATCTTTCCACACTTGCTCTGTACACGTATTCTTTCCCTCTTATCATTcctgtttttcttttttaataaaccaACATGCCTGTAAGTAGTTTTATCTTTAGAAATCTGTGCATCATGGATCCTAACTATGTCTTTTAGACGGTTCAAACTCCCTCTCAGCGTCGTGCAAACACACAGTTTCAGAAGAACATTACTCGTCGtgtaaaaacaaattcaaaagaaCGTTATGTTGCCAAACATCCTCCTACCAAGATTCCTCGTAACATTGCCAGTAAGTAAGAATTGATCCTATTGTTAGCAACTTTGGCTTGTGTTTCATACTGACAATGCATCTTAgtgttttttattcttctcATGTCAGGAGGAATTATTTTGGGAATACTTAGATTTCTTTTGacgtttttttcttaagaACATGTGATTGGAgcaattttaaaacctATTTGCACCGATATTGTGTATTATACTCCGAGAAAAAGTATACTagttttgaataataaagCTTGTGATATTGACGAAACTTTTTGACATCTAATTTATTCTGTTCCAACACCAATGTTTATAACCAAGTTTTATCTTGTTTGTCTACATGGTATTTTACATTCATCTACATACATCTTTCATTGGCTTTGTACATAGTTATCATTACAagtctaaaaaaattcactCTTTTCTTATTCAATGTCAATCCAAGAGAAAAGATTGTGGTAATGTTGTAGGAGCatgtttaataaattactatagcaaattactttttattccCAAGGTGTTTATCTATAATAGTTAATATTTTAGTCGCTACATAAAATTTTACCAAAGAGTACTTGTATACTAATTCTAAATGCCTTCTGACATAAAACGCCTAGGAAAACAAACGCAAACAAGGCATCgactttttcaataaccaaccaaaaaaattttacattagtctttttttaatgctgAGAAAGTCTTTGCTGATATGCCTTCCAACCAGCTTCTCTATATCTCTTGGCTTCGACAACAGGATTACGACCAGCTCCATAGACTCCACGACCAACAATGATGATATCGCTACCGCAGTT
Above is a genomic segment from Schizosaccharomyces pombe strain 972h- genome assembly, chromosome: III containing:
- the tam14 gene encoding protein tam14, translating into MPTVQTPSQRRANTQFQKNITRRVKTNSKERYVAKHPPTKIPRNIAMFFILLMSGGIILGILRFLLTFFS